In Tenacibaculum pacificus, a single window of DNA contains:
- a CDS encoding WGR domain-containing protein — translation MPKKTFQKPRDYINRTKEELAEKVLIDPYNVFYECEIRIGKINEQDLELVKISISSLETILDDIDEHNCVNLLAELGKLYSEDELDLLLKERKFELNKALGNFVTGMVSIKTNPKARVLIKGKDFGVTPLTKIVLPVGNVLLEFECTVTGECYSKKIAIEKNVITLINTTNNEQQKAKDLIKEFNKEIEKQAIFYIPSYISFIDMMYDCEWDSELSLEKMLEQGRLLSEERKKLGIRRFVQRKKGFSDGYYHVKFWEILNTGLEIKTEYGSVDTSSPRKNTKIHINKSAAEKDFEKKIKAKLKNGYQEETSKNVN, via the coding sequence ATGCCCAAAAAAACATTTCAAAAACCAAGAGATTATATAAATAGAACTAAGGAAGAATTAGCAGAAAAAGTACTAATTGATCCTTATAATGTTTTTTATGAATGCGAGATTCGCATTGGCAAAATTAATGAACAAGATTTAGAGTTAGTTAAAATTAGCATATCTTCTTTAGAAACTATTTTGGATGATATTGATGAACACAATTGTGTCAATCTATTGGCAGAATTAGGGAAATTATACTCAGAAGACGAATTGGATTTGTTATTAAAAGAAAGAAAATTCGAATTAAATAAAGCTTTAGGTAATTTTGTAACCGGTATGGTTAGTATAAAAACAAACCCAAAAGCACGTGTTTTAATTAAAGGTAAAGACTTTGGAGTAACTCCTTTGACAAAAATAGTATTACCAGTAGGTAATGTGCTTTTAGAATTTGAATGCACAGTAACAGGAGAATGTTATTCTAAAAAAATAGCTATAGAAAAAAATGTTATTACACTCATCAACACAACAAATAATGAACAACAAAAAGCAAAAGATCTTATAAAAGAGTTCAATAAAGAAATTGAAAAACAAGCCATATTTTATATTCCAAGTTATATTTCTTTTATTGATATGATGTACGATTGTGAATGGGACTCAGAACTTAGTCTTGAAAAAATGCTTGAACAAGGACGACTTCTTTCAGAAGAAAGAAAAAAATTAGGTATCAGGCGTTTTGTGCAGAGAAAAAAAGGTTTTTCAGATGGCTATTATCATGTAAAGTTTTGGGAAATACTCAATACAGGATTAGAAATAAAAACTGAATACGGAAGCGTAGATACAAGCTCACCAAGAAAGAACACAAAAATCCATATAAATAAATCAGCAGCAGAAAAAGACTTTGAGAAAAAAATAAAAGCAAAACTTAAAAATGGCTATCAAGAAGAAACTTCTAAAAATGTTAACTGA
- a CDS encoding DUF5689 domain-containing protein — protein sequence MLSFLSCVEDGEFELPILGAEKEYKNLKSLTEIASLYQGSLIEIKEDITTSAYVTSNDREGNFFKSIFIQDAFENPKIGFEIKINDTNLHARYTVGRKIFIKIKGLFLNKNKDGSYQIGDRNTFGNAIDRIGVNDYVNFIDRASEIATITPLPLKISELSEKHQNILIKINKVQSEIKGLQYAWPKAGSSIYFVDRMLVSCESSEKIIFRNSIFSTFKGLFIPDKKGAITGVFTIVESEKMVMIRDTKDINFTEDYGCFNNPTLASLSDVKNLFTQDETLISENLKIKVVVTSDSSKGNISTKNAFAQDASAGILLNFTDTHNLNLGDEIEIAVGELSLTKQNGLLQLNLTSKNIVTKTTGILPLAELITIEQALSGNYESKLVKIEDVQFKNITKNYLGLNTLTSDCDNELKISSIETTAIFSNNQVNDKKGTITGIMTQNNEVFIHIRDESDIDFNENYECTSVDNNPISNDLFFSEYAEGSSSNKYIEIYNGTGEVVDLSNYKVELYINGSTVSSKNIFLNTLSNTLLDKEDVFVIYHTKASNFIKSEGDINASVAFFNGDDAVVLKHNDIIIDVIGLVGEDPGTAWEVAGISNATQNHTLIRKSSVIKGNTTWNISAGTNISNSEWEVKDQDYFSSVGKK from the coding sequence ATGTTGTCTTTTTTATCTTGTGTAGAAGATGGCGAATTTGAACTTCCTATTTTAGGAGCTGAGAAAGAATACAAAAATTTAAAATCGTTAACTGAAATTGCTAGTTTATATCAAGGAAGTTTAATCGAAATTAAAGAAGATATTACAACTTCGGCATATGTAACTTCTAATGATAGAGAAGGTAATTTTTTTAAATCAATTTTTATTCAAGATGCTTTTGAAAATCCAAAAATTGGTTTTGAAATCAAAATAAATGATACCAATTTACATGCAAGATATACCGTAGGACGTAAAATTTTTATAAAAATTAAAGGCTTGTTTTTAAATAAAAATAAAGATGGAAGTTATCAAATAGGTGATAGAAATACCTTCGGAAATGCAATTGATAGAATAGGCGTAAATGATTATGTTAATTTTATTGATAGAGCTTCTGAAATTGCAACGATAACTCCACTTCCTTTAAAAATTAGTGAATTATCAGAAAAACATCAGAATATACTTATCAAAATAAATAAAGTGCAATCAGAAATAAAAGGTTTGCAATATGCTTGGCCAAAAGCAGGTAGTTCTATTTATTTTGTTGATAGAATGCTAGTTTCGTGTGAATCATCAGAAAAAATAATTTTTAGAAATAGTATTTTTTCAACATTTAAAGGGTTATTTATTCCTGATAAAAAAGGAGCTATTACTGGAGTTTTTACGATTGTGGAATCAGAAAAAATGGTAATGATTAGAGATACAAAAGATATTAATTTCACTGAAGATTATGGCTGTTTTAATAATCCAACATTAGCTTCGTTATCTGATGTGAAAAATTTATTTACTCAAGATGAAACATTGATTTCTGAAAATTTAAAAATAAAAGTAGTAGTTACTTCTGATAGTAGTAAAGGTAATATTTCAACTAAAAATGCTTTTGCTCAAGATGCTTCAGCAGGAATTTTATTAAATTTTACCGATACTCATAATTTAAATTTAGGTGATGAAATTGAAATAGCTGTTGGCGAATTATCATTAACAAAACAAAATGGTTTATTACAGTTAAATTTGACATCAAAAAACATAGTAACCAAAACAACTGGGATATTACCACTTGCTGAATTAATTACTATTGAACAAGCTTTATCAGGTAATTACGAAAGTAAATTAGTTAAAATTGAAGATGTTCAGTTTAAAAATATCACAAAAAATTATTTAGGATTAAATACTTTAACTTCTGATTGTGATAATGAATTAAAAATATCATCAATAGAAACAACGGCTATATTTTCTAATAATCAAGTAAATGATAAAAAAGGAACTATTACTGGAATAATGACACAAAATAATGAGGTTTTTATCCATATTAGAGATGAATCTGATATTGATTTTAATGAAAATTATGAATGTACATCTGTTGATAATAATCCAATATCTAATGATTTGTTTTTTTCAGAATATGCAGAAGGAAGTAGTAGTAATAAATATATTGAAATTTATAACGGAACAGGTGAAGTAGTTGATTTATCAAATTATAAGGTTGAATTATATATTAACGGTTCAACAGTTTCTTCAAAAAATATATTTCTGAATACATTGTCAAATACATTACTTGATAAAGAGGATGTTTTTGTTATTTATCATACTAAGGCTTCTAATTTCATAAAAAGTGAAGGAGATATCAATGCTTCTGTAGCTTTTTTTAATGGTGATGATGCCGTAGTTTTAAAACATAATGATATTATTATTGATGTAATTGGTTTGGTAGGCGAAGACCCAGGGACGGCTTGGGAGGTTGCTGGAATTTCAAATGCAACTCAAAATCATACTTTGATAAGAAAATCATCAGTAATTAAAGGAAATACTACTTGGAATATAAGTGCAGGAACAAATATTAGTAATTCTGAATGGGAAGTAAAAGATCAGGATTATTTTTCATCCGTAGGAAAAAAATAA
- a CDS encoding carboxypeptidase-like regulatory domain-containing protein codes for MKNFIVTMLLLFLSLFTLNAQNNVKGIVIHGDTEIPLEGVAIRVKKMDIISKTAIDGTFTLNNVPKGKQLVIISLKGFETQNFPVVVSDKILNLGTVFLYEDTVKYEDLSTITLTDDELNDESNTADNISGLLQASKDVYLRTAAYEWSSSFYRIKGLGSENSKVLINGIEMNKLYNGRPQWSNWGGLNDVLRNQDFSNGLLPSAYTFGGVLGVTNMNTRASDYRAGGKISYASSNRSYSHRLMAMYATGILKKGWAVTVSASKRKANQGFIEGTMYNANSLFISLEKIFNENHSINATAIYTKNSRGKSAANTQEVYDIKGIKYNPYWGYQNGKIRNARIKRIDEPIFMLNHYWNIRSKTTLETGIAYQFGEMGNSRIDFNGGNDPDPTYYRKLPNYFLKDSYYGKDFENAYKSLVNFQNDGQLNWNDLYIGNEKSGDNALFALYEDRTDDRQLTVNTILNSELTNNITLNANLEYRKLASENFASIIDLFGATGYLDINKFGNLGQDDYQNDVLHPNRIAKVGDRFKYNYELEAEVYGGFAQLQFKYNKIDFFIAGTANNTSYQRKGLYKNGIYPGHVRDTEIPTSFGTSEKLNFLGYGAKAGFTYKVSGRHLLNFNGGYISKAPSIRNSFANSRLNNLTVDSVGNLLNEKIMSFDASYIVRSPFLTTKLTGYYTTIKDATDIAFYFTSAENLFIQEIVTGINKKHLGVELGIEAQVLSTFKLRAAANLGQYIYDNNPNIALASEISIDSERAGFDKRGIKDYGKASLKNYKVASGPQTTYSFGFDYRDPDYWFVGVTGNYLDNAYVDPSVIKRTTSFISDDQQLFPDFDPALARKLLTQEKFDGYFTLNAIGGKTWRVGKNKYVGFFASISNLLNKAYKTGGYEQGRTANYGLESKDNAYGTPVFGTKYWYGRGTSYFLNINYRF; via the coding sequence ATGAAGAATTTTATAGTAACAATGTTATTACTGTTTTTAAGTTTATTTACTTTAAATGCGCAAAATAATGTAAAAGGAATTGTTATTCATGGGGATACAGAAATACCATTAGAAGGTGTTGCTATCCGTGTAAAAAAAATGGATATTATTAGTAAAACAGCTATTGATGGTACTTTTACATTAAATAATGTACCTAAAGGAAAACAACTTGTTATTATTTCTTTAAAAGGATTTGAAACTCAAAATTTTCCTGTAGTAGTATCTGATAAAATACTGAATTTAGGAACTGTTTTTTTATATGAAGATACTGTAAAATACGAAGATTTAAGCACAATTACACTTACAGATGATGAATTAAATGATGAATCAAATACTGCGGATAATATTTCAGGATTATTACAAGCATCAAAAGATGTTTATTTAAGAACTGCCGCTTATGAATGGAGTTCCTCTTTTTATAGAATTAAAGGTTTAGGTTCTGAAAACTCAAAGGTACTTATCAATGGTATTGAAATGAATAAATTATATAACGGTCGTCCACAATGGAGTAATTGGGGTGGTTTAAATGATGTATTAAGAAATCAAGATTTTAGCAACGGATTATTACCTTCGGCTTATACTTTTGGAGGTGTTTTAGGTGTTACGAATATGAATACTCGTGCTTCTGATTATAGAGCAGGTGGTAAAATTTCTTACGCATCATCAAACAGAAGTTATTCTCATCGTTTAATGGCGATGTATGCTACAGGAATACTCAAAAAAGGCTGGGCAGTTACGGTATCTGCAAGTAAACGAAAAGCAAATCAAGGGTTTATTGAGGGAACAATGTATAATGCAAACTCCTTATTTATTTCTTTAGAAAAAATATTTAATGAAAATCATAGTATAAATGCAACTGCTATTTATACCAAAAATTCAAGAGGAAAGTCAGCAGCAAATACACAAGAAGTTTACGATATTAAAGGCATCAAATACAATCCTTATTGGGGTTATCAAAATGGGAAAATTAGAAATGCTCGTATCAAAAGAATAGATGAGCCTATTTTTATGTTGAATCATTATTGGAATATCCGAAGTAAAACTACTTTAGAAACAGGTATTGCGTATCAATTTGGTGAAATGGGAAATTCTCGTATTGATTTTAATGGAGGAAATGATCCTGATCCGACCTATTATAGAAAATTACCTAATTATTTTTTAAAGGATTCTTATTATGGTAAAGATTTTGAAAATGCGTATAAATCATTAGTAAATTTTCAAAATGATGGACAGTTAAATTGGAATGATTTATATATCGGAAATGAAAAAAGTGGCGACAATGCATTGTTTGCACTTTATGAAGATAGAACTGACGACAGGCAATTAACTGTAAACACTATTTTAAATTCAGAATTAACTAATAATATTACGTTAAATGCGAATTTAGAATATCGAAAATTGGCTTCAGAAAATTTTGCAAGTATTATCGATTTATTTGGAGCTACTGGATATTTAGATATCAATAAATTTGGGAATTTAGGTCAAGATGATTATCAAAATGATGTATTGCATCCTAATAGAATTGCAAAAGTTGGAGATAGATTTAAATATAATTATGAATTAGAAGCCGAAGTATATGGTGGCTTTGCACAATTACAATTCAAATATAATAAGATAGATTTTTTTATCGCAGGAACTGCAAACAATACAAGTTATCAACGAAAAGGTTTGTATAAAAATGGAATTTATCCTGGTCATGTTAGAGATACTGAAATACCAACCTCTTTTGGAACTTCAGAAAAATTAAATTTCCTTGGATATGGTGCAAAAGCGGGTTTTACTTATAAAGTTTCAGGACGACATTTATTAAATTTTAATGGAGGTTATATCAGTAAAGCGCCTTCAATTCGAAATTCTTTTGCTAATTCAAGATTAAATAATTTAACGGTTGATTCGGTTGGTAATTTATTGAATGAAAAAATAATGTCTTTTGATGCCAGCTATATTGTAAGAAGTCCTTTTCTAACCACAAAACTTACAGGATATTATACTACAATTAAAGATGCTACTGATATTGCTTTTTATTTTACAAGTGCTGAAAATCTTTTTATTCAGGAAATTGTAACAGGAATAAATAAGAAACATCTAGGTGTTGAATTAGGTATTGAGGCACAAGTTTTATCGACTTTTAAATTACGAGCAGCGGCAAATTTAGGGCAATATATCTATGATAATAATCCAAATATTGCTTTAGCTTCAGAAATAAGTATTGATTCTGAAAGAGCGGGTTTTGATAAAAGAGGAATAAAAGATTATGGAAAAGCAAGTCTTAAAAATTATAAAGTAGCTTCTGGTCCGCAAACAACGTATTCTTTTGGTTTTGATTATCGAGACCCAGATTATTGGTTTGTTGGCGTAACTGGTAATTATTTAGATAACGCTTATGTTGATCCTTCGGTTATAAAAAGAACAACTTCTTTTATTTCTGATGATCAACAGCTTTTTCCTGATTTTGATCCTGCTTTAGCAAGAAAATTATTAACTCAAGAAAAATTTGACGGCTATTTTACTTTAAACGCAATTGGTGGTAAAACTTGGCGAGTTGGTAAAAATAAGTATGTCGGGTTTTTTGCAAGCATCAGTAATTTGTTAAATAAAGCTTACAAAACAGGTGGATACGAGCAAGGACGTACAGCAAATTATGGATTAGAAAGTAAAGATAACGCTTACGGAACACCTGTTTTTGGTACTAAATATTGGTACGGAAGAGGTACTAGTTATTTCTTAAATATAAATTATAGATTTTAA
- a CDS encoding inorganic phosphate transporter produces MGDPYILMLIGLAVLAIIDLVVGVSNDAVNFLNSAIGSKAIRVRNIMIIASVGVFFGAVTSSGMMEVARKGIFNPNMFMFQDIMFIFMAVMITDVLLLDIFNSLGMPTSTTVSIVFELLGAAVCISLLKISANDSQSITDIWNYINHEKAVEIIQGILLSVVIAFSVGAIVQFISRIIYTFNFEKRKTYVSALFGGFAITAITYFIIIKGMKGTPWYTDIKGSIEGNTLLIISASFVVWSLISQFLISVFKINILKLIIGVGTFSLAMAFSGNDLVNFVGVPIAALNSYDAWKASGVSADAFSMGILARKVPSNVWLLLVAGAIMVVTLWTSSKAQDVIKTGINLSRQGEGHEKFQPNPLSRIVVRIAMFINAGIRKVFPDKTLAFVDSKFQKPVIDLSRDKTYEMPAFDLVRAAVNLIVAGILISIATSMKLPLSTTYVTFMVAMGTSLADRAWGRESAVYRVAGVINVVGGWFLTALIAFIAAGVIAYLISWSMVMIPVLLLVVIFLIGRNTLIHRKKSKKEKKQIHIERAELITINGVIEESADHIAGVATRVNKLYTNVVNDLAEHDLNKLRKTDKHVAKLNDEIDGLKDGVFYFIKSLDETSVQASRFYILVLGYLQDVAQSISYISRASFKHVNNNHKNLKKEQLEDLKHIDNTLSKLLDDISDTFDNRTFDNLELIINEKKELLKKVSTSIEKQVARIRKDETSPKNTTLYFSILLETQDLVSALMSLLETYEEFHISSRDN; encoded by the coding sequence ATGGGGGATCCATATATTTTAATGTTAATCGGGTTAGCAGTTTTAGCTATTATCGATTTAGTTGTAGGTGTTAGTAATGATGCTGTTAATTTTTTAAACTCTGCGATTGGTTCAAAAGCAATTCGGGTTCGAAATATAATGATAATCGCTAGTGTTGGTGTGTTCTTCGGAGCTGTAACATCTAGTGGTATGATGGAGGTAGCACGTAAAGGAATATTTAACCCCAACATGTTTATGTTTCAAGACATCATGTTTATTTTTATGGCGGTAATGATTACGGATGTTTTACTGCTCGATATTTTTAATTCCCTTGGGATGCCAACTTCTACTACGGTATCCATTGTATTTGAATTGCTAGGTGCGGCTGTTTGTATTTCGTTATTAAAAATTTCAGCAAATGATTCTCAGTCTATTACAGATATTTGGAATTATATTAACCATGAAAAAGCTGTAGAAATTATACAAGGAATCTTACTTTCCGTAGTGATTGCCTTTTCAGTAGGTGCAATTGTACAGTTTATATCTAGAATAATATATACCTTTAATTTTGAAAAAAGAAAGACTTATGTAAGTGCTTTATTTGGAGGTTTTGCTATTACTGCAATTACTTATTTTATCATTATTAAAGGAATGAAAGGTACGCCTTGGTATACCGATATTAAAGGATCAATAGAAGGAAATACTTTATTAATTATTTCGGCAAGTTTTGTCGTTTGGAGTTTAATTTCTCAATTTTTAATTAGTGTATTTAAAATTAATATTTTAAAATTAATTATTGGTGTTGGAACTTTTTCTTTAGCAATGGCTTTTTCAGGAAATGATTTAGTGAATTTTGTTGGAGTACCAATTGCAGCATTAAATTCATACGATGCATGGAAAGCTTCAGGTGTATCGGCTGATGCATTTTCAATGGGTATTTTAGCTAGAAAAGTACCATCTAATGTATGGTTGTTATTGGTTGCTGGTGCCATTATGGTTGTTACTTTATGGACTTCTAGTAAAGCACAAGATGTAATTAAAACAGGTATTAATTTATCTAGACAAGGTGAAGGTCATGAAAAATTTCAACCAAATCCATTATCTAGAATTGTTGTTAGAATAGCAATGTTTATTAATGCAGGTATTCGTAAAGTATTTCCAGATAAAACATTGGCTTTTGTAGATTCTAAATTTCAAAAACCAGTAATAGATTTATCTAGAGATAAAACATATGAAATGCCAGCTTTTGATTTAGTAAGAGCTGCCGTAAATTTAATTGTTGCGGGAATTTTAATATCAATTGCAACATCAATGAAATTACCATTATCAACAACTTATGTAACATTTATGGTAGCAATGGGTACATCTTTAGCCGATAGAGCTTGGGGACGTGAAAGTGCTGTATACAGAGTTGCTGGTGTAATTAATGTAGTAGGAGGTTGGTTTTTAACAGCATTAATTGCTTTTATTGCTGCTGGAGTTATCGCTTATTTAATTAGTTGGAGTATGGTAATGATTCCTGTATTATTATTAGTAGTGATTTTCCTAATTGGTAGAAATACATTAATTCATAGAAAAAAATCTAAAAAAGAGAAAAAACAAATTCATATTGAAAGAGCTGAATTAATTACTATTAACGGAGTAATTGAAGAAAGTGCCGATCATATTGCAGGTGTTGCAACACGTGTAAACAAATTATATACGAATGTTGTAAATGATTTAGCCGAACACGATTTAAACAAGTTACGTAAAACAGATAAACATGTAGCGAAGTTAAATGATGAAATTGATGGATTAAAAGATGGGGTTTTCTATTTTATTAAATCATTAGACGAAACATCAGTACAAGCAAGTAGATTTTATATATTAGTTCTTGGTTATTTACAAGATGTAGCACAGTCTATTAGTTATATTTCTAGAGCAAGTTTTAAACATGTAAATAATAATCATAAAAACTTAAAGAAAGAACAATTAGAAGATTTGAAACATATCGATAATACGCTTTCTAAATTATTAGATGATATTAGTGATACTTTTGATAATAGAACTTTTGATAATTTAGAACTTATTATTAATGAAAAGAAAGAGTTATTGAAAAAAGTTTCTACTTCTATCGAAAAACAAGTAGCTCGTATTAGAAAAGACGAAACAAGTCCTAAAAACACTACATTATACTTTAGTATTTTACTTGAAACACAAGATTTAGTTTCTGCTCTTATGAGTTTACTAGAAACTTATGAAGAGTTTCATATAAGTAGTAGAGATAACTAA